TAAAAAAGAGGCTAGATGAAAATTTTGACTGGCTAGCTGATACTCATGCGACTAGACACAGTGTTAATCTAGTCTCGCTAATGTTTGAAGTAAATTTAAACAAAGACTATATGAACCTCGAGCGGCTACATGGCTGGCACAATACCTTGTTTGAATATATCCAAAGCAAAACTTACAAGATAAAACGAGCCAAGTTTAGAGATGATGAGATGAGCGTCGTCTCAGGCTCTCCAGAAAATGTGCAAATCCACTATGAAGCCTTGCCAGTAGAGGTATAGAAGATGAGATGAGAACTTTTAAAATTTTATCAACAAAAGCCTTGAAAACGCATATCTAAAAAGTTTTATTGCACATCTTTAGTTTTTTATCCATCCTTATGATGACGGTAATGGACACATAATAAGGGCTTTGGCGCACTACTTTTTAAGAGAAGATGGTGTTAAGCCATTTTCTATCTCTAGCATTATTTAAGCAAATAGAAAAAATTATTATGAAATTTTAGAGCAGATAACAAAGCTTGGAAATAATTTAAATTTTGATTTCACAGAGTGGATAATGTAGCACACCTACAAGCGGTAAATAGCGCTATAAACAAGCTATAAGCTTACTAAAAATATAAAATTTCTATCGTAATTTAAGAGCCAAAGCCCTTAAATTTTATCTTTACTTAGGATTTTTGCGAGCTGCTCTTTGATCTCATCATCAAATTCACTAACGCTTATGACACCCCTACTTTCGCACATCTTAGCATCATTAACATCGCAGTAGTCACTCAGCGCATTTTTGTATCCGCCCCTTATACAAGCCTCTCTATCTTCTAAAAATCCAGCCCCACCAAGGATGAGCACGCCAAGGTCAAAACCTATCTTAAATTTAGCGCTAGCCGAGCTTTTAACCCAGCTTAAAAATATCTCATCGTATCTTAATCCAAGTGCTCCAACGCCATCTGGCACGACTAAGATATCCACACCATAAAGGCTTTCAGCATAAATTTCTGGATGAAGCCTGACGCCAAATTCATCGACAACCTCAGGCTTTAGTGCGTAAGACTTGATATTAAAATCCTCAAATTTATGTAAAAAATCATAAATTTTGGCAAAGCTTAGTAGATTTAGCTTGTCAAACATCAAAATGCCAACTTTCATGCTAGCTCCTTTAATGAAGTGCCTCATTTAGCTTGATCGCCCTTTTGCTCGCACTTGCAGTGATCTGACCTGTTTGGCTATTTTGTCTAAAATGAAGTCCATTTAGCCCACCAAGCTCGAGCGCTTTGTAAATTTCAGCTTCAAATTTAAACTCTGGATTTAGCTTAGCTAACTTTTCGCGCTCGCTAGCTGGTATATAAACCTTTGTGCCCTCAAGCACCGCTATGCCAGCATCCACGATGCAGTTATCGCCAAGAGGTACGCCTGTGACTGAATTTGCGCCAAGCAAGCAGTGTTTGCCGATGCTTACAGGGTTGCCGTTTGTGCCACTTAGCACGCCAAGTATACTTGCCCCTCCGCCTACGTCACTGCCCTCGCCCACTACAACAGAGCTACTGACTCTGCCTTCGACCATAACGCCACCAGTTGTACCCGCGTTAAAGTTGATGTAGGCAGCACCTGGCATAACGACTGTGCCAGGATACACGGCAGCGCCCATGCGAACCTTGGCTGAGTCTAAAATTCTCGTATTATTCGCTGGAATGATATGGCTTAAAAATCTTGGGAATTTATCGACGCTAACAATCGCTGGGTATTCGCCAAACATCTTTAGAGAAATTTCATTTTCTCTTAGCCATTCAAGCTCAATTGGCGTATTTTGGCTAGTCCATGCAACATTTGGCAACACACCAAAAGCTCCATCAAGCACGATCGTTCTAGGTGCGACCTTTCCAAGCGATATCAAGTAAAGCTTGAGATATATGGCCTCCACGCTAAGTGGTTTTGCATCATCAAACAAAAACACAAGCTTAAATTTATTCTCATTTAGTTCAAGATCATCATCAAATGCCATTTTTACGGCATGTAAATTTTGTACATTTTTATGAGAGCTTATCTCTTTTTCAAAGACGCTAAAGAGCTTGCTAGCTTTTTTCACTACTTTTGGCGTAAGATCAGCTACAAATTCAGAGCCATTAAAGTCAACCTTAACATCACATTTTTGCAAAGCATAGATATAAGCAGCTGCACTTAAAAAGCTCTCTTTGTAATTTACAACAGCGAATGTCGCTTGCAAAATTTTGTCTGTATTTTTTTGTCCGCGATCGATCCTAGCGATACCAAAAGCAAGCGGATCTTTGTAACCATCTTTTTTTCTAAATTCTTCAAAAAATTCCTTAAATTCATTTGCATCTTTAAACTCTTTAGACATCTATTCTCCTTTAAATTTTTCTTAGTCTAGCCAAAAATGGCTAAAAATTTTATGATTTTAAGTCCGTTAAATTTTTAAATATTTTTATATTTTTAATAATGATTAATCTTATCATAAAGCAAATTGCAATAAGATTTTGCAAATTTAAAGAAGGGGGTTAAATGTCAAATTTAGTAACAAAACCTAGATTTGCTCTGGCTGCGTTAATCGGCCTTGTCGCTGGTGTTGTCTCAGCCTTTGTCAAATGGGGGGCAGAATTTCCACTTCCTCCAAGAAGTCCGATGGATATGTTTAACGCTGCTTGCGGACCAGAGAGTGCCATTAGAGCAGCCGATGCGATCGATTGCTCTAGAAATTTCTTAAATCCGCCTTATGTATTTTTAAGAGATTATTTGGGAGTGGCCGATCCAAATGCCGCTATTTACGAGTTTGCAGGGCATGCATTTAACTACGTAATGATGACGCATATATTGTTTTCGATCGTTTTTGCGGTGGCTTATTGTGTTTTGGCTGAGAAATTTCCAAAGATTACAATATGGCAAGGCTTACTAGTTGGCGTTATCGTAAATATCGCTGTTCACGTGATCACATTACCTATTTTGGGGCTTACTCCACCACTTTGGACACTCCCTTGGTACGAGCATGTATCTGAATTTGTCGGTCACATGATATGGTTCTGGTCGATAGAGATCATCCGTCACGACCTAAGAGCTAGGATAACAAAAGAAAAAGATCCAAGTGATTATTGCTGCTGCAACGCATAAATGCAAATTTTTGCTGTTTTGGGCTAAAAACCTAAAACAGCAACTAAATTTATCTCACAATTTAAAAGCAAAATTTATCCGCGATTAGCACTCCTGGCTAAGCTCTAAATTTTCTAAACGAAGTGGCTTTTCACCTTCAAAAATCACCCCTATACCAAAAGGCTCGCAAATATCAAGCGCACCCTCGGCAAATCTCATAAGCCACTGCTTATCGCGTGAATAAAAGGTACATTGTGGCGAGCTAAATGGCAGGTCGCAAACTGGCATGTCAAGCAATTTAAGCTCGTCCTTGCTCAAAAGGCATTTTTGCTTAAGCTCATCTTGTAAAAATGTAAGCGCATCTTTTATGTGTCGGTCGATATTCTGAGCGATACGCTGCACAAGCAAAATCGTCTCATCATCCACATCTGCCCCATCTGTGCTAACAAGGCAAAATGGCACTTGCCCAAAAATTTCACTTTCAAGCTTCATCTCCGCATACCAGATAAAGCCATCATCCGTTACTACTTTTTCAAGCTCGCCAAATTTCAAAGTCATTTTTTATTCTCATTTTTTGTGATTTTGCTACTCTTCTAAAAAAGCGAAATTTAAGCAAATCTGTCGTGACATAAAATAGATATAGCTTGTAAATTTGCCCTTTTAGCATAAAGCAAAAGCTAAATTTACAAGCAGATTTTCAGTTTCTCTCGCTATTTAGAAGCAAAATTTCTCATCAGTGCCATTTTGCTTGCGCATAGCTTTAAAGTTAGCAAGATTGTCTTTGTCTAAAAAGTAATCTTTCTCTTTTTTATTGCGGGCTTCAAGCTTTTCTATGCCTTTTGCAAGGGCTGCTTTTCTATCTTCGTGAGGCGAGCTAAATTCTGGCGAAAACATCGCTTCATAGGCGTTTTTCTTAGTCCATTCAAGTGCTTTATCAGCGATCTCTTGTTGCTTTTTGATATCGCAAAATGCGTAAGGATTGACCACGTCACCAACAAGCTTCATAAACGCCCCTATCGCGGCCACCACATCAGTAAATTTCTCGCCCTCCATGTCTATAACGCCTCTTAGCAAGATCGCGCGATTTTTTGCCGCATAAAACCAAAATATCGCATCATCGCGAAGTCCAAGATCGTATGCGCGAGCTGAAAGGACAAAAAGAGTTATCGGAGAGACCATTTGTGGGGCGTCTTGCACGATCTTTTCAGCCTTTTTAAAGTCCTCTTCTTTGCCACTTTTTAAAAGCTCATCTATCTTGTCATAGACCTTGACGTACTCCACCTTGCCAGCATTTGCTGAGTAGTAAGGTGTGACGTAGATGTCGATACTTCTTACTTTGCCGTCGTTTGCAAAGCCACATACCGCTCCAAAAAGTAGCGCCGTAAGCAGTGATAAAATTTTCATTTTAGCTCCTTGTTAAATTTTTCTTTTTTTACTATCAAATTTATTAAAAAACTCGTATTTTTACATATCCTTATGAATTTAATACGCCTTTATTAGTCGTAAATTTTTTAAATTTATACCGCCTAAAAATACTCCTCTTTCAGGCTCAACCCACTCTACGACTATATTGTCTAGATCATCATTTGGCTCGCAATACATTTTTGAGCAATCATACTTTGCTACAAACTTATCACCAATGTTAAAATCCATCTGCGTAGAATTACTTGGTATGTGCAAAGTATATATTATTCGGTATTTTTCGCCCTTTTTTGTCTTTGCTGATGTCATCTTAATAAGAATGTCTTCATCATTATTAAAATTTGATCTATAGATACCATCTTTACCAAGACCTGCTGCTTCAAATTTCATCTCTTTGCTATAAAATGGATATAGTGCCGAGCAACCAGATAAAAGCAAAATCATAAAAAATAGTCCAACTGCTTTCATTTTATAACCATCCTTTTAGAAACTTTTAGTTTTTAAAACTATGAATAGGTGCTGGAATTTGTCCGCCACGGGCGATGAAGTCGGCACTAGAGGCTTTGTTTATCTTCATCACAGGTGCTCTTCCTAAAAGGCCTCCAAACTCGATCATATCGCCCTCACGTCCAAGAGGTATGATACGAACGGCCGTTGTTTTTTGATTTATAACGCCGATAGCCGCCTCATCAGCGATCATCGCAGCTATGCTCTCGCTTGGTGTGTCAGCAGGTATAGCGATCATATCAAGTCCCACAGAGCATATCGCCGTCATCGCTTCAAGCTTTTCTAAATTTAGCGATCCCGCGCGTACCGCAGCTATCATACCCTCATCTTCTGAGACCGGGATAAATGCACCGCTTAAGCCGCCAACTTGATTACACGCCATGACGCCACCTTTTTTGACCGCATCATTTAGCAGAGCAAGTGCCGCAGTCGTGCCGTGTGTACCAACAGCCTCAAGCCCCATCTCCTCAAGCACGCGAGCTACCGAGTCTCCAA
The DNA window shown above is from Campylobacter concisus and carries:
- a CDS encoding 2,3,4,5-tetrahydropyridine-2,6-carboxylate N-succinyltransferase, with the translated sequence MSKEFKDANEFKEFFEEFRKKDGYKDPLAFGIARIDRGQKNTDKILQATFAVVNYKESFLSAAAYIYALQKCDVKVDFNGSEFVADLTPKVVKKASKLFSVFEKEISSHKNVQNLHAVKMAFDDDLELNENKFKLVFLFDDAKPLSVEAIYLKLYLISLGKVAPRTIVLDGAFGVLPNVAWTSQNTPIELEWLRENEISLKMFGEYPAIVSVDKFPRFLSHIIPANNTRILDSAKVRMGAAVYPGTVVMPGAAYINFNAGTTGGVMVEGRVSSSVVVGEGSDVGGGASILGVLSGTNGNPVSIGKHCLLGANSVTGVPLGDNCIVDAGIAVLEGTKVYIPASEREKLAKLNPEFKFEAEIYKALELGGLNGLHFRQNSQTGQITASASKRAIKLNEALH
- a CDS encoding YagU family protein — its product is MSNLVTKPRFALAALIGLVAGVVSAFVKWGAEFPLPPRSPMDMFNAACGPESAIRAADAIDCSRNFLNPPYVFLRDYLGVADPNAAIYEFAGHAFNYVMMTHILFSIVFAVAYCVLAEKFPKITIWQGLLVGVIVNIAVHVITLPILGLTPPLWTLPWYEHVSEFVGHMIWFWSIEIIRHDLRARITKEKDPSDYCCCNA
- a CDS encoding cytochrome-c oxidase — protein: MKILSLLTALLFGAVCGFANDGKVRSIDIYVTPYYSANAGKVEYVKVYDKIDELLKSGKEEDFKKAEKIVQDAPQMVSPITLFVLSARAYDLGLRDDAIFWFYAAKNRAILLRGVIDMEGEKFTDVVAAIGAFMKLVGDVVNPYAFCDIKKQQEIADKALEWTKKNAYEAMFSPEFSSPHEDRKAALAKGIEKLEARNKKEKDYFLDKDNLANFKAMRKQNGTDEKFCF